CATTCAATACCAATGGAGCCACTGCCCGCGCCCACGTCCCACAGCAGTTCGCCGGGCATCGGCGCGAGGCGGGCCAGGGTCATGGCGCGTACATCGCGTTTGGTCAGTTGGCCGTCGTGTTTGAAGGCTGAATCCGGCAGGCCCGCCAGGCGCGACAGGCGGGGTGTTTCGCTGGAGGCTACGCAATCAATGGCAACCAGATTCAAATCGGCGATTGGCACGTGCTGCCAATCAACCGCCAGCCCGTCGATGCGCCGCTCATGCGCGCCACCCAAATGTTCAAACACGCTCAAGCGGCTCGGCCCAAACCCGTACGAAGCCAATAAAGCGGCAATCAACGCCGGACTGCGCCCGTCATTACTCAACACCAACAACCGCACCCCACTGGCCAGTTGCGCATTCAGCGCCGCCAGCGGCCGGGCCACCACGGATAACGTCACCACTTCCTGCAACGGCCAGCCCAACCGCGCTGCCGCCAACGACACCGACGAAGGTGCGGGCAAGATCAGCAATTCATTCGCCGCCACCTGCCGCGCCAGACTCGCGCCCACGCCATAGAACATCGGGTCCCCACTGGCCAACACACACACAGGCGCACCGCGCCGCGCCAGTACCGGTTCCAGGGAAAACGGGCTCGGCCATAACTCCCGCTCGCCGCGAATACACACCGGCAACAGGTCCAACTGGCGCTGAGCACCTATAATCCGCGTGGCGCGCAACAGGGCATGCCGGGCATTCCTGCCCAGCCCCTTGAAGCCGTCTTCACCGATGCCTACAACCGTCAGCCAGGGCGACATAAAGATTCCTTGAACGACATCCGACGGGCAGGCTTTTCATGCCGCCGGACAAAGCAGGCATAATACCGCGCCTTTACCCATCAACCGGTAGCCCCGTGAACCCAACGCCCGCTGTGAATACCTTGCGCCCCTCGGCTTGTCCGGGGTTGCTGCGTATTGTCCAGGCGCTGGACGGCGGCATTTGTCGGATCAAATTGGCCGGTGGTTCGATCACTGCCGCCCAAGCCCACGCGGTGGCGGATGCCGCCCAGGCCTATGCGGGCGGGGTGATCGAGGCGACCAACCGCGCCAATCTGCAGATTCGTGGGATTGGCACTGAAGAAAGCGCGCTGATTGCGATGCTGCTGGCAGCCGACCTTGGCCCCAGCAATGCCGCCGGCGACGACGTGCGCAACCTGATGCTCAGTCCCAGCGCCGGTATCGACCCGCAGATGCTCTTCGACACCCGCCCGTTGGCCGAACAGATCCTCAATACCCTGCAAAGCCACCCGCGTTTTCATGAGCTGTCGGCCAAGTTCGCTGTGCAACTGGATGGCGGTGAAGCGTTGGCGATGCTCGAACATCACCATGACCTGTGGCTGTCGGCGTTCGTACGGGAGGGCGAGACGCTTCTGGCCTTTGGCCTGGCGGGTTGTCCGGCGCTGGATGCGCCGCTGGCCGCCGTGCCATTGGACCAGGGCCATGCACTGGTGGTGGCCGTGCTGGAAGCATTTCTGGACATCGCCACGCCAGAACAGACGCGTATGCGGCATCTGTCTGTGGATAACTTATTGAGTCGTCTAACACTGCCGCTGCTGCCCTCCGATGGCTTCAACCGCACGCCCAGTGGCGCTTTGCAGCACCTCGGCACTTATCCACAAGCGCAAAAAAATCAGTACT
The genomic region above belongs to Pseudomonas azotoformans and contains:
- a CDS encoding bifunctional cobalt-precorrin-7 (C(5))-methyltransferase/cobalt-precorrin-6B (C(15))-methyltransferase, which translates into the protein MSPWLTVVGIGEDGFKGLGRNARHALLRATRIIGAQRQLDLLPVCIRGERELWPSPFSLEPVLARRGAPVCVLASGDPMFYGVGASLARQVAANELLILPAPSSVSLAAARLGWPLQEVVTLSVVARPLAALNAQLASGVRLLVLSNDGRSPALIAALLASYGFGPSRLSVFEHLGGAHERRIDGLAVDWQHVPIADLNLVAIDCVASSETPRLSRLAGLPDSAFKHDGQLTKRDVRAMTLARLAPMPGELLWDVGAGSGSIGIEWMRAHPSCRAVAIEADEGRQGLIEHNRDALGVPGLQLVRGKAPEALSGLEAPDAIFIGGGVTRDGVLDTCWQHLRPGGRLVANAVTLQSEMTLMDWRARHGGELTRIHVAQAQPLGEFDTWRQALPITLLEVVKPL
- the cobG gene encoding precorrin-3B synthase, producing the protein MPPDKAGIIPRLYPSTGSPVNPTPAVNTLRPSACPGLLRIVQALDGGICRIKLAGGSITAAQAHAVADAAQAYAGGVIEATNRANLQIRGIGTEESALIAMLLAADLGPSNAAGDDVRNLMLSPSAGIDPQMLFDTRPLAEQILNTLQSHPRFHELSAKFAVQLDGGEALAMLEHHHDLWLSAFVREGETLLAFGLAGCPALDAPLAAVPLDQGHALVVAVLEAFLDIATPEQTRMRHLSVDNLLSRLTLPLLPSDGFNRTPSGALQHLGTYPQAQKNQYYVAAIAPLGRLDATMLKGAAQLASEYGDGTLRFTPWQGVLLPNIEKPRAVTERLAQLGFLCSIDQPLARMTACTGSCGCGKALADTKADAVQLAALDTGHNVHLSGCPRSCAAAHTAPVTLLAVSPGHYDLYFREAAHPGFGRLHARNLSIEATGALLRARPRSNTDD